Proteins encoded within one genomic window of Cytophagales bacterium:
- a CDS encoding IS110 family transposase, translating into MQKQGNGLDFNGQTIYVGIDAHLKSWKVSLMTAGIMEKTFSQDADPEALHNYLTKRYPGASYESAYEAGFCGFSIHRRLSSLGIKNLVVNPADIPVTDKEKKQKEDQRDSRRIVRSLANGTLKSIHIPSLAFEELRTFVRYRKTLIKEINRHKLRVKSLLYYYGIAIPLAHAQSSKHWSKAFTTWLKSLDGLSEGVKAVLDHLIDTVTSLRTQLLAVNRDLKKISRSDMFSTQVALLQSVPGIGFIVAITLISELEDIKRFGNLDHLCAYVGLIPTTHSSGEHDRVGHITPRSNRGLRSMLIESAWVAVRHDPALMLCYQKLIGRMPPSKAIIRIAKKLLSRIKYVLKNNETYIISVVK; encoded by the coding sequence ATGCAGAAACAAGGTAATGGATTGGATTTTAATGGTCAAACTATATACGTGGGTATCGATGCTCATTTAAAGAGCTGGAAGGTAAGCCTGATGACAGCAGGAATAATGGAGAAAACATTTTCCCAAGATGCGGATCCAGAGGCTCTGCATAATTACCTAACAAAACGGTATCCAGGCGCGAGTTATGAGTCAGCTTATGAAGCGGGATTTTGTGGTTTCAGTATTCATCGACGATTGTCTTCTTTAGGCATAAAGAATCTGGTGGTTAACCCTGCGGATATACCAGTTACAGACAAAGAGAAAAAGCAAAAGGAAGACCAACGTGATAGTAGAAGAATAGTAAGATCACTTGCCAATGGGACATTGAAAAGTATACACATTCCATCATTAGCTTTTGAGGAACTACGAACTTTTGTGAGGTATAGAAAAACTTTGATCAAAGAAATCAACCGACATAAGTTGAGGGTTAAGTCGCTGCTGTACTACTATGGTATTGCCATACCATTAGCTCATGCTCAAAGTTCAAAGCACTGGTCAAAAGCATTCACTACATGGCTAAAATCGCTTGATGGTCTATCAGAAGGTGTAAAAGCTGTTTTGGATCATCTCATAGATACCGTTACCTCATTAAGAACACAACTATTAGCAGTTAATAGAGATCTCAAAAAAATATCAAGATCGGATATGTTTTCAACTCAGGTGGCTTTGTTACAGAGTGTTCCAGGTATTGGTTTTATCGTGGCGATCACGCTGATTAGTGAATTGGAAGACATCAAACGTTTCGGTAATTTGGACCACTTATGTGCCTATGTTGGTTTGATTCCTACTACTCATTCATCAGGAGAACATGACCGAGTAGGTCATATTACCCCTAGAAGTAATCGTGGACTGAGAAGTATGCTCATCGAAAGTGCCTGGGTAGCTGTTCGCCATGATCCAGCATTGATGCTGTGCTATCAAAAACTTATAGGAAGAATGCCTCCATCAAAAGCCATTATTCGTATTGCCAAAAAGTTATTGAGTAGAATCAAATATGTATTGAAAAATAATGAAACCTACATCATTAGTGTGGTTAAATGA
- a CDS encoding antibiotic biosynthesis monooxygenase family protein, which yields MRQVLMVSSLILIAACSGNPEITKSENDLKGKEEDEDLIVRFAKLKIDSAQLDEYLNYLKEGIETSIATEPGVLTMHAVQEERDPSQVTVLEIYASDSAYQSHLKTPHFLRYKEGTIKMVRSLELVDLDPIVFGVR from the coding sequence ATGAGGCAAGTATTAATGGTAAGTAGCTTAATCCTGATCGCGGCTTGTTCAGGTAATCCGGAAATAACAAAGTCTGAAAATGACTTGAAAGGGAAAGAAGAGGATGAGGATTTGATTGTACGATTTGCCAAATTGAAAATTGATTCTGCTCAGCTCGATGAATACCTGAATTATCTGAAAGAAGGGATTGAAACATCCATTGCTACAGAACCTGGAGTGCTGACGATGCATGCTGTCCAGGAAGAGAGAGATCCTTCGCAAGTTACTGTTCTGGAGATCTACGCTTCGGATTCAGCTTATCAATCACACCTGAAAACCCCTCATTTCCTGAGATACAAGGAAGGAACCATCAAGATGGTCAGGTCCCTGGAGTTAGTTGACCTGGATCCTATCGTGTTTGGTGTTAGATAG
- a CDS encoding molybdopterin cofactor-binding domain-containing protein — translation MTVLKTKIGRRSFLKTSAAAGGGLMISFSWLASCSTKPEKEALQMPKEWFEMNSYLKIGENGIVTVRVPNPEFGQNLKTSMPMIVADELDTDWKNVISEQAPFDTDKYVRQLSGGSQSIRQTWKSLRLAGATARHVLKQAAANAWQVPLNEITTANGQLMHQASERSASYGEMAAAAAQIEAPEEVTLKTPQEYNIIGTSKKNVDAAKIVTGQPMFGVDIKTEGMAYAMIVHPPAFGMKLKSFDQSSVQDLPGIQDVFAFKTFEDGYERNYFDTNTHNEMVAIVGNSTWEVMQAKKALKVEWEAFGTHSHTMDMFGRKVDITIPGGLESSNSHLADMHAKASKPGTELRKDGNPGQAFEEAETIIERTYSAPYLAHNTMEPMNCYADVKSDFALIRGPIQAPEFIEKSIAARLRLPLEKVDIQMERMGGGFGRRAYGHYMVEAAVISQQMKKPVKLMYTREDDMTYGIYRPTYTATYRAALDKDNNLIGWHVKGGGIPESPLGRGAANRFPAGAIDNYLAEEWALDSNITIGAFRAPRSNFLAGAEQSFMDEIAEAAGKDPIAFRLELLNRAKNDPVGKTNDYEVDRLIDVLELVRDKSDWGNPKPGVSRGVSAYFCHNSYAAHVVDVKVERGRPVVEKVTCAMDCGIVVNPDAAANMAEGAIIDGIGNALFGEMKFNNGVPEKSNFDQYRMIRHAEAPKEIDVHFVQNEIDPTGMGEPPFPPVFAALANAIYGATNKRLYQQPFLGEEVKLG, via the coding sequence ATGACAGTATTGAAAACAAAGATCGGTCGTCGTTCATTTCTCAAGACCTCTGCTGCAGCTGGTGGTGGTTTGATGATTAGTTTCAGTTGGTTGGCCTCATGCTCAACAAAGCCAGAGAAAGAGGCCTTACAAATGCCCAAGGAATGGTTCGAAATGAACTCATACCTGAAAATTGGTGAAAATGGAATCGTTACAGTGCGGGTACCAAACCCTGAGTTTGGTCAAAACCTGAAGACCTCCATGCCGATGATCGTGGCGGATGAATTGGATACGGATTGGAAAAATGTCATTTCAGAACAAGCACCTTTCGATACCGATAAATACGTTCGACAACTCTCCGGAGGAAGTCAGTCGATCCGTCAGACCTGGAAGAGTTTGCGACTTGCCGGGGCTACAGCCCGACACGTATTAAAGCAAGCGGCAGCCAATGCCTGGCAAGTGCCTTTGAATGAGATCACGACGGCTAATGGACAATTGATGCACCAGGCTTCCGAGCGCTCAGCATCTTATGGAGAAATGGCTGCAGCTGCAGCACAAATCGAAGCACCGGAGGAAGTCACCTTAAAAACACCTCAGGAATACAACATCATTGGCACATCCAAAAAGAATGTGGATGCTGCAAAGATTGTCACCGGCCAACCGATGTTTGGGGTAGACATCAAAACAGAGGGCATGGCCTATGCGATGATCGTGCACCCGCCTGCCTTTGGTATGAAGTTGAAGTCTTTCGATCAATCATCTGTCCAGGATTTGCCTGGTATTCAAGACGTGTTTGCTTTTAAGACGTTTGAGGACGGCTATGAAAGAAACTACTTCGACACCAATACGCATAATGAAATGGTGGCCATCGTCGGGAATAGCACCTGGGAAGTCATGCAAGCCAAAAAGGCATTGAAAGTCGAATGGGAGGCGTTTGGAACACATTCTCATACGATGGACATGTTCGGGAGAAAAGTGGATATCACGATCCCTGGAGGCCTGGAAAGTTCTAATAGTCATCTGGCTGATATGCATGCCAAGGCTTCCAAGCCTGGAACGGAATTAAGAAAAGATGGTAATCCCGGTCAGGCTTTTGAGGAGGCCGAAACTATCATTGAACGTACTTACTCTGCTCCGTATTTGGCCCATAATACCATGGAGCCCATGAATTGCTATGCAGATGTCAAGTCAGACTTTGCGTTGATCAGAGGGCCGATCCAAGCCCCGGAATTCATTGAGAAGTCCATTGCTGCCCGTTTGAGATTACCGCTGGAAAAAGTAGACATTCAAATGGAGCGCATGGGTGGAGGCTTTGGCCGGCGTGCGTATGGCCACTACATGGTAGAGGCCGCAGTGATCTCGCAACAGATGAAAAAGCCAGTCAAGCTCATGTACACCCGTGAGGACGACATGACCTACGGTATTTACCGACCTACTTATACCGCTACCTATCGCGCTGCCCTGGACAAGGATAATAACCTGATCGGCTGGCATGTGAAAGGCGGAGGTATCCCGGAAAGTCCACTGGGAAGAGGAGCAGCCAATCGATTCCCTGCAGGAGCGATTGATAACTACCTGGCTGAAGAGTGGGCCTTGGATTCAAATATCACTATCGGAGCATTCCGAGCACCACGATCTAATTTCCTGGCAGGAGCTGAGCAGTCTTTCATGGATGAAATTGCGGAAGCTGCAGGAAAGGATCCCATTGCCTTTAGACTGGAGCTATTGAATAGAGCCAAGAATGACCCTGTGGGCAAAACCAATGATTATGAAGTAGATCGTTTGATTGATGTACTGGAGTTGGTCAGGGATAAATCAGATTGGGGGAATCCTAAGCCTGGTGTATCGCGTGGCGTCTCTGCTTATTTCTGTCACAATAGCTACGCTGCTCATGTGGTCGATGTGAAGGTAGAGCGTGGACGTCCTGTAGTTGAAAAGGTGACTTGTGCCATGGACTGTGGCATTGTGGTGAATCCTGACGCTGCAGCAAACATGGCCGAAGGTGCCATCATCGATGGGATTGGTAATGCTCTATTTGGAGAGATGAAATTCAATAATGGCGTACCTGAGAAAAGTAACTTTGATCAGTACCGTATGATTAGACATGCAGAAGCGCCCAAGGAAATCGATGTGCATTTTGTGCAGAATGAAATAGATCCGACAGGGATGGGTGAGCCTCCTTTCCCACCAGTCTTTGCGGCCCTGGCCAATGCGATCTACGGAGCTACAAACAAGCGTCTTTATCAACAGCCGTTTTTGGGTGAAGAGGTGAAATTGGGGTAG
- a CDS encoding helix-turn-helix transcriptional regulator: protein MNYFHKNLKELRKLKGLNQEQFARLFFLNKANVQSYEISTFPKIEKYHEIVEYFDLDAVKFVQCDMTKVSVFKEDNTKPDEAATADKIDRWTDPHNANKDQFQYVNDLSLEELKSMYVRHSITIKELMHENLTLKEKYIQLLEKTQESKE from the coding sequence TTGAACTACTTCCATAAGAACTTAAAAGAGTTACGAAAGTTGAAAGGGCTGAATCAAGAACAGTTTGCGCGGTTGTTCTTCTTGAATAAGGCTAATGTTCAATCCTATGAAATCTCTACCTTCCCTAAGATTGAGAAGTATCACGAGATTGTTGAATACTTCGATCTAGATGCTGTCAAGTTTGTGCAGTGCGATATGACCAAAGTCTCGGTCTTTAAGGAAGATAATACCAAACCAGATGAAGCAGCTACAGCAGATAAAATAGACCGGTGGACAGATCCTCACAATGCTAATAAAGATCAGTTTCAATACGTAAATGACCTTTCATTAGAAGAGTTGAAAAGCATGTATGTCCGTCACAGTATAACTATTAAGGAGTTGATGCACGAAAACCTAACACTGAAGGAGAAATATATCCAGTTGTTGGAGAAAACACAGGAGTCAAAAGAATAA
- a CDS encoding (2Fe-2S)-binding protein yields the protein MASFSLKINGKKHQVDVDPSTPILWVLRDHLELTGTKYGCGIAQCGACTIHLNGNATRACQLPISAIGTNEITTIEGLSENADHPLQEAWIEHDVPQCGYCQAGQIMSAASLLKQNPNPSEDEIASAMHGNICRCGTYTRIKKAIQTAAQA from the coding sequence ATGGCTTCTTTTTCCTTGAAAATAAATGGCAAGAAACATCAAGTTGACGTGGATCCTTCCACGCCCATCTTGTGGGTGCTAAGAGATCACCTGGAATTGACTGGTACAAAGTACGGTTGTGGTATTGCGCAATGCGGTGCCTGTACGATCCATTTGAATGGCAATGCTACTCGCGCTTGTCAATTGCCTATCTCGGCCATTGGGACCAATGAAATCACCACCATTGAAGGCTTATCCGAAAATGCGGATCATCCCTTGCAAGAAGCCTGGATCGAGCATGACGTGCCACAGTGTGGTTACTGTCAGGCAGGCCAGATCATGAGCGCAGCTTCATTACTGAAGCAGAACCCTAACCCGTCAGAGGATGAAATTGCCTCAGCCATGCATGGTAACATTTGCAGATGTGGCACCTATACCAGAATTAAGAAAGCCATCCAAACCGCGGCTCAGGCCTAA